In the genome of Ancylomarina subtilis, one region contains:
- a CDS encoding Mov34/MPN/PAD-1 family protein, with the protein MMKINFKVTPDVETKIERALRKSGDFETGGILIGKKVEDNSFEIIDASVSDEDNKYSIASFIRGVKKSDLLLRKHYKKRTGYYIGEWHSHPKFSLSPSHQDIATMLGILADDNYGVMFNILMITKLNNDKLDYQGYFFHRDLPEIIVLEKKPSP; encoded by the coding sequence ATGATGAAGATTAATTTTAAAGTTACTCCTGATGTGGAAACTAAAATAGAAAGAGCTTTAAGAAAATCTGGTGATTTTGAAACGGGTGGAATTCTAATTGGCAAAAAAGTTGAAGATAATAGTTTTGAGATAATTGATGCCTCTGTTTCAGATGAAGACAACAAATACTCGATAGCCTCTTTTATTAGAGGTGTCAAAAAATCAGACTTACTTTTAAGAAAACACTATAAGAAAAGAACAGGATATTATATTGGAGAATGGCATTCTCACCCCAAATTTAGCTTGTCTCCTAGTCATCAAGATATTGCGACGATGCTAGGCATTCTTGCCGATGATAACTATGGAGTAATGTTTAATATTCTTATGATTACTAAATTGAATAACGATAAACTTGATTATCAGGGATATTTTTTTCATCGAGATTTACCTGAAATAATTGTGCTTGAAAAAAAGCCCAGCCCCTAA